From the Lasioglossum baleicum unplaced genomic scaffold, iyLasBale1 scaffold1385, whole genome shotgun sequence genome, the window ACCGAGACTCGTGTAATTCCTGCTCCTGGGGTTACGTAAATTGCATTCGAAGGCACACCTGCACGCGTGGATCAATTTTTATCTGACAGATAAAAAATGAGCTCGTCCCAAATGCAAACATTAATTTGGTCGACAGCGTTTGTGAAATGTTTATTCAGCCTATCTCGGGGGATAGTTTGCACCGCAGTTTGCCCTTATAAAAGACGCGGAGAGACGGAGCGAATATGTATTTGCGAAATGTTTGTTCGTCGAAAGAGATTCCAATACATCTCGTAACCTCTGTGCTTCTTTATCTATCTGATATCAGattatttcatttcaatgaACATTCGTTAGTTCATAATTTATCTTTTATCCCCTTTTTCGTTTCAGATAAGAAAGACTAGCGATAAAGAAATTTAATGCTCGTCAAGCCATCGAAGCTTTTGAAACGTTAGATATTGATCAACGAAacggaataaaaatgtttcctataccagtaaactataaatttagaaaatcacACGATTCAACTATGCAGATTCCTCGTGATATTGAATTCCTCGCGTGAGTTTCCgtatttcctttttcttttttcatagCATTGCAAAGTAGAATGCGTTTTACGAGGAATGTAACGTAATCGCGCATGTCGTGGGTTTCAAATAAATCCTACGCGAAGTTCTCGATCTCTCACGATTCTCGAGATATTCTTCGACGCGTAGAAAGTCATTTCGTAGCGGTCTTAAAAATCGTCCTGTCTTTCCACTGCGGCCAGTTTTACGACGGACGCACACGAATTATAACTTCCTCCCTATGAGTTCTGTTTCACAATGGGATTTACCGGgaaaattcaatattcaattTCGCCGTAAGCGTACCCGGCCTGAACTTTTAGATTACAACGGTTAAAACTTTAAATTCACATGGTTTAAACGTAATTCCTTATTAAACATTATATTACAACAATCTTTCATAAATCTTTCTAATCCCGCGCTGCCAGTGTTCATTTATTCTTGAACACTGGCAGTATTAGTAGATTAAACGTGATATCGGATTAAACAGTTTCGAAGCTATATAGCCGCGGAATTTATACGGAGTGTATATTAAAAAATCTGTAAGGAATATTTAATGATGAAAATCGAGGAACGAACGATTTTACTTGAACTTCTTCGACGAGAGAGTAATTTATTATCTGTACGATCTGTGTTTAAATTTTTTCGTGAGCATAAAGGagattgtaatttactgataaaaGATCGAAAGGATAGAGAGACTCGATCTGCTGAACTATTAGGTTCATCACGTTCCGCGACGCTATTTACATATTTTCTCGCATTTTATGTAGTAGACAAGAAAGCGACTACATTTTTTCTTAACATTTAAACGTTTATTCCACGTAGAATTTTAagtagtaaaagtaaaaaccggcaCGAAAGGGATGACCTGATATATAAGCGAAATGTCATAAGCATCCATATGTACAGAGCTGATATTCTAGAGACCTCCTTGGTGCTATAGAAGAGAAATCATACGATCGAAAATGTCATTTCTCGATTTCGATTATAAGAGTCTATACGATTGCTGCAAAGTCTATCTTATTTTATTTCGCTATTAAAGTTGTGTAGTAGATTGCTccgattatacgatattaatagatttaatcagtTTATATTAAGTTCGTTAATAccgtaattatttttaaattaaactcgtgGTCtttcttttcaagaaaatacgcgattttctttacccgtaaatctgacgagtctccataaagatagatATACAAAAAACACCCGTAAATCTAGTATTGAAGATATTATCTTTATATAAAGATAAAAGAGAAGCTTCGAATTGTTATAATTCAtcgcgaaaatattctccgaTTAATAAAtggttaattttcaattttttcccttaACTCTCTCCTGATTATCCCGCTATTAGCGTACAATAGAGCAGACCATGAACTACGGTAGTGATATTTCAGATATAAACTCGATTAAGAACTGACATTCATTTCCTCTCGAAATCCCACGAGCGTTATCTCCCAGGCTTCTTAATCGATCTGTGACAAGGGTTGGTCGAGCGATTGCTCATCAGGTGTCTCGGTTCATCAGGATTTACATAGGCCCTCCTGAAACTCCTGTTTGTAAGTAATCCGATGAACCTTCACACGCGTCTTCCCTCTTTCCGATTTCCATCCTTGCCTAGAAAGTGTTTAGAAGGTAAACGCCCGTTGTTTTTCTACTTGAGCCGAAATTTCACGGAGCACTTCCAAGGAGGATAGGAAAAAGAGGATGGTGGAATTATCTTTCATTGGCGACACGTGTATGACGAATAGTGATCGAATTAAAGTCTTGGGAGGATCATGATAAATAGATCGATAGGAAGAAGAGCTTGTTTTTCAGTCGTAACGAACCCACTGCCCACgcctttatacatttatatctaTTATATATCTGTTTCGCAATTTATTCGCCACTTTTATTCTCGTTATAAATGTATTAGATTCGTTCCGCGGTTCTATTTACATTTTTTGTCGCATTTtgtaaactatatcgatgattaacgtgttTGCCACGAACTAGGAAAAAGTGGTGGGTCGAAAAGGTGACCACATTTTTTCTTGATAtttaacgctagaactaccgACCTATAACGAGTATCTAAATATATTATTGTAGTATCTAAATGTTTACGAATGAAGAAAATCGTAGTGATACGAAGGAAATGAACAACTACGAACAATTGTGTTTCGATCAAAATGAAAGCAGGcaacaattcttttcaaaagcaAGTttgtgtattaaaataaaatatctaaaaAGTCATTTTATTAGTCATTTtagtaaaaataaaaaccggcacgaacttatgggatgatTAAATATATAAGCGTCTGTAGCTCTATTTTTCGTACGTCGTTTGGTCggattttcactattttcttAAATTACGATAAATTACGAATATTAAAGATACCGTACGAACAATCGTAACAGAAAATCGTAAAACGTACGGTGTTTTATTCTACCGGCGTCGAAAGTTGATGAAATTAAGTAGTAAACGCTAGCTTAAGTCAGACGGTTTCATACGTCTCGACCACTTTTCTGTAACTGAATACAGAGCATAAAACTTGCATCACTTCCATCGTATATCTTTATTTGCTTCCATACCGTAGGGCAATTTTTTCGAATGGATAAGAGAGGGAGAAATAGTTTACAAATTCTTCgaattgtattaaaaattaagcTCTTCGCAACGTAGttcctttttaatatttcgtagattgaattaattaaaagaCATTCCCGTTGTCGAAGGGTCGCATAACTTTGGCTATGCAATTATCGTTGACCGTTTTATGcgaaaaaaaatgaagaatttAACATTTTACGGAACTCAAAAGTAACCGTGAAAACTATCGAGCAAATTGGAATCTATAAAAACCGCGCTGCTCGTGGGAATGGTTTTCTTTACGAAATTACGTTTTTCTCGTTAAACGAAGCTTGTTCCCTACGCTTTATGGCCAGTAGTTTGTCCTTTTGAATGTTACAATTAGTAAGTTTGATTATCAGAGACGAAAGTATGGGTTTAATTGAACCGGCAAAACGAGTGGAAAGGAAAACCAAACAATTCTTACTGTCGCCACAGGAGATGGGCACGCAAGGTCACTAGAGCAATTCAAAGTAATTCGATTAATTATTACTACGTcccgaattatttatttaatcgtcTTGACCCTCTGTTACGAAACATACTCCCGAAACTTCTTAAAGGATATACGACTCTAGTTGCTTTTCCTTCCTTTTCCTAATTTCTCGTCGTTTTTTGTTACAGGAACAGCTTTCAGCTGATGAATTGATTTTTCAGCAAGGCAATTTATCATAAAAGAAACGTTTGAACGTTCTCGAAGAAGTTCAAGTTGAGATACAACTAAACTTTCGGATACGAAATAGCGATGCTTAAGCTGGTCGAGTAGTATAGAGGAAAACTACAAAGGGTTTAAATTCAATTTCACCGATCCCATTCCTAAAGTTCTGTCACGCATATCGTTTCTCCCTTTCATCGCTGCACCATTGAAAGCAAAACGAAGAGTATAAAGAATTATGCCATAGTAGAGTACCGGTTAGAACATTCTATCCTGCGATATATCCTTTGATCCTGCCTCTAAGaagctgttaaatatttccagGCGAAAAGTTTCCCTGTGTTTCCACAAGCAGTAATAGAATACGAATCTAACGTGTAAGCACTTGATCGTTACGCCAGAAATTTGAGAAGTCCTTGACATTTATCCACCTGATAATTCCGATGATTCATCGTTAGTACTCTTGATATCAGCTTTACGTTACTAATACCTCGATAAGAAGGTACTTGAAACATCGCTATTAATCATCCACGATAGAATCGTTCAAGTACTTTCACATACGCATAATTAGTTTCCTTCACATTCTCCAATTTTGGAAATATTTCTTAAGCTTTTAACACTTTGGAGACGAATGTTACTATACACGTGGAAATTTGTTGATTTGTTAGAGTAAAAGCTGTTTGGAATgcaacgaaaaataattttaatcgcGAGATGACCATCAGTCACCAttcaataaaatttgaaatcgatATTAACTGGTATACTAAATTTAAGACAATGTAATAGTATGCGATGCATTGGGATTAAATAATTCCATGCGTTAATCAATATACgattttctatttacttttcTAAGAAATATCATCGGCTTTGTAGTAGAAAATCTTTAAATTCCTATTCTTCTGTTgcgaaaaaatcgtcgagtgcaaagggttaacattggCATCGATGTTGGACATACTTTTTAATTCACAATATTTCCCTCGGTTTgttgttttcaattatttagtCTATCACTCGATGTATAGTTAACTTTATTTCTCGCAAAAGAATTAAATCAAAATGGGATTAACAGCGTGGCACTTTAACGAATAAAGTTCACCTTTTCCTTTTATCTTTCGTCTTACAGGtcgtatatatgtacatagcaGCTCGGCATTCTTGAGCTTCCTGACGATCAGCTCGACAGAAACGCGCCTTGTTCGTCCGTTTTCTTCGATTTATCTCCCGCGGTGTTCGTTTTATATTTAGAGACTGAAAACTACTAAACATTCCAGTCACGCGGCACTGGTAATACGATTTCCCGACTTTGAGCTTACTTCTGAGATCACATTCGGATCGGCCTGCCTTATTTGCTCGATATTCCGATTCCGTCTTGTGTAACGCGATACTTCCCTTTTCCTTTTCAAGGGACCGATAAACATTAGACGATACTTCCACGGTGATTTTCCTCCAAACTTTATGTGTTCCTGATCCTCGATTTTAAGTATTTCCCTGAAACTTTGTCCCTTAGAGTCAACTCATCCTTCGCTAAAAAGTAATTcgcattgtaaataattatgaattattttatttataaattattttaatactatttcttaccatatagtataatattacttctcttttcttctaatttaacaatatcaaattgataaataaataatattaaatgagCGTTCGATAGATATACCAAAATGTTTGGACCTAttatttgttaaaaataattttacatgATTTATAATTTACCTAACATTTAGGAAAAAGATACGCCTAGCTGTTTGATCGTGAAATCGGTATTGCTGGCgttgatattaaaaataatatgctATGCCATTGTACCATTAATAGCATACTTGTTAGAGGAAAATTGGTTTCACAAGTTAATTTTCTCGTCGCTGCAAGTGCGTCTacttcttattttttatttctattaaaCTCTCTGCATCCGAAGTGTCCATATAATACTTCGTATCAGtctgtaaaataataattttacttgTTAATGAATTTTGAAACAATTCTTAGAATACATCGAAACAGTCTGTTTGTAATCTGCACCTAAATCGATATTAATTTTGCTAATAGTAACTATACGTTTCTTATGATTGCAAAAATAAGAGACCTAAACTAGTCGTTTTATTAAATACAAATGAACGAAAGGATActttgtattaaaaattatttatttttctctttttaagCACAATGGGTTCATCGATCATGATTCTTCTCTCGATAATAACCGTCGGAGTATTCTATACCAACATGTTGCCGCATTACCAACGCGATGCAATCCTGATTTTTTGGATGAACTTCCTCAAGGATCCGCAAGGTGTGCGCCGCTCTTTCTAGGATATACGAGCTCGGATCAGAAATGGAAAGTTACATCGACGacaaagaaaatcatataatagGTTTGATCTTTTCTTAATTTAAGATACTTGTAATATTTCCGAATGAATGGAAATATCATTTCCgaatttaacatttaaaaaatgaaaaaaagggaCACGTTTAATATGATATGTCGTTTGTAGGATTTCACGAGAGCATTCCACTACTAGACAGCGGCGTTAAGAGACAGGATGTTGATCACGTTTTCCTACGCTTCGGCAGACGTCTTTAGATGTCGTGCAAATGATGCTTCACACTTAAAATCGAACTGTTCAATTCACCGCATCGTCAAGCTATGAAAGAATGTCTGCAGACCCATTTCGATATTCTTCCCTGAATTCATGTTATATCGATTTATGTTCTTTCCTATTATCGGATGATTAAATTTAATCGTAATGATAAGCAAAGAAAAGTAATGGTTGTCTAATTAAAATCGCGATGAGTCACTTATGTATCGTGCGACTTCTGGTTTCATTTGGTTTCAGAAACTGTTACAGAGGTTCCCCCTACTCCCCGTATCCCTCACCGGCAAATAAATTCTATAGCGAATACATAGCAATAGCTTGAACTAATTAAGTTTTTGCGTGTACTAACGTTTTTCTTTCGTTCTTTCCGAGAGAGAATAAttagtgttattttattttttatcctATACTTTAGTTTCGACGATGTGGAATTGGAAAAAATTGTTAACGGCAAGTTCTAAATACTATTTAACGATTTTAATCATTTATTAAAAGTCAATATTCAGAGTTATAATAAAGATACAAATTAAATGTCACTTTgtctcattaaaaaataaaacgacACTGATTATTTTGCccttttcaataaaataaacaGGATACTTATAATCAAAGCAAACATTTAATTAGATGACTATTTTATTTAATCACActgtaaaataagaaataaccGGTGGTTGTGTCAGAAGAAAC encodes:
- the LOC143220653 gene encoding LOW QUALITY PROTEIN: myosuppressin-like (The sequence of the model RefSeq protein was modified relative to this genomic sequence to represent the inferred CDS: inserted 2 bases in 2 codons); its protein translation is MGSSIMILLSIITVGVFYTNXVAALPTRCNPDFLDELPXRIRKVCAALSRIYELGSEMESYIDDKENHIIGFHESIPLLDSGVKRQDVDHVFLRFGRRL